TTGATCGACGTGCGCGAGCCGGGGCGGTTCACCATCGAGCTACGCCGCTGGCCACGCGAGGCCGACGCCGCGATCACCCAGAGCGTCCCCGCCCGGACCGGCGTGCCGCACGTCTCCAATAGGCCGGCCGGCGTCGCACTGCCGATTCGCCAGGCCACGCTCAGGATCGTCGACGACGCGGCCGACACGGTGCTGCTGGAACGCACGACACCAGTCGACGCCGAGCAAACGCACGTCACCCACGCTGTCGACCTCCCAGCCGGTCGCTTCCGCGTCCACTCGACCTTCACCACCGACGACGGCACCGAGCGCGGCGCGTACTACGCGTACATCGATCCCGCGTCGTGATCGGCACGCTCAATGCCCGCCCAGACCGCCGAGGACGTTCGCGGCGGCGAAGACGAGGACGGCGATCTGAATCAGCACGATCACCAGGTAGACCTTGCGACGCTTGAGCACGTAGGTAGGCACGAGGCTCGCGTAGCCGACGATCGTCAGCACGCCCAGGAGTGCCAGGCCGAGGAACGGCAGGTGATCGCCGCGACCGATGTCCGTCAGCCACGCCCAGCCGATGGTGCTCCCGGTCGTCTCGGCGAGCGTCTCCGCCGGCTCGTGCCAGTGCGCGACCACCTCGCTCCGCGGCACGCCCGAGGGTACGACGCCGGTGACGTAGACCCCGAACGTGACGACAAGCAGCACCAGTGACACCTTCGTGCCGACGTCGATGATCCGCGCGTACCGATACCGCTCCGGCGTGGCCGGGCGGAGGACGTCGGTCGGCGGTGGCGTTGCGTCGTCGGTCATGAATCGTCAGATGCCAAAACCCTTCAGCAACGCCCGAAGACCCGCGAGCCCGAGCATGCCGATCACGAGATAACGAATCGCCTTCGGCTTCACCACGGACAGCAGCCGCACACCGACGAGCGACCCGAGCATCAAACCCACCACGCTCGGCACCGCCACCATCGGCAACACCGCCCCGCGGTGGAAGTAGATCCACGCGGCGGACGTGTCCGTCACGCTCAAAATGAACACGCTCGACCCGACGCTCAGCTTCAACGGCAGACCCAGCACCAGGTTCAAGGCCGGCACATTCGCCCAACCCGCCCCGAGCCCGAACATGCCCGCGATGACGCCGATGAGCGCAAAGAGCAGCAGCCCGAGCCACGTCCGGTGCGTCTTCCACTCGATCCGCTCGCCCGTCGCTGCGTCGGTGTAGAAACCGCTCAGCCCGAGCGCCCGTCCGATCGCATCCTGCCTGCTGACGATCGGCCGCTCGGTGTTCTTCGAGGCGATCGTGAGCGCCGTCACGCCCAGAATCAGGATGCCAAGGCACAGCTGCACCAAATGCGTCGGCAGCCCGAGCCCGAGCAAAGCCCCGACGATCGAAAACGTCGACGCCACCAGCGCAAACGGCAACGTGAGCCGCAACGTCGCCAGATCGTTCCTGAGCAACCTCGGCCCGGCCGTGAGCGCCCCCGCGAGCGCCATGAACAGCCCGGCCCCGCGAACGAAGTCGAGGTGAAACGGAAACAACCAACTCACCAGCGGCACGTACAACACGCCCCCGCCCACACCCGCCAGAATCGCCACGATCCCCAGCACGAAGCAGAACACAAACAGCAACAACGGCCACGCCCACCAAGGCAGCGCATCACTCTGCGCCACCGCCAGCGAGGCATCCGACACAAGAGGCAACAGGGCGGTTCCGAACACGAGGGCCGGCACCGTAACGGCTCGCCTGACCGATGTCGCAATCCGCCCGGAGTTGCTCGCGACAAGGGCTTAAGACCTAGCCGCTCACAGCTCATCGCGGCCGGCCTTAGCTCTAACCACTGTTGCGCTCGTTCCAACCGCGAAGCGACTGTCCGGCGGTCGAGGGCAAGGCCGGCGGCGGGAATCCGGAGGTCGAGGGGATGTGGGCGTGGCACCGCATCGATGAGCTGCTCAAAGCCGACGATCGCGCCGGCCGACGGACGCAGCAAACGATCGACGAGGTCGTTCGTCTGGGCGAGGCATTCAGCATCGCCAGCGAGTACACGAGCTTCATTGTCCTGGAGAACGACGCCGAGTACCGCCGGTGGAACATCGAGCGACGCAACGCGCTCCGCATCAGTCGCGACCGCGAGGCCAAGGCCGAGACGCGCCGGAGGCGCTGAGCGATCGCGCAGCCGAGCAGATCGCCCCGCGTCCGCAGCACGCGAGCCTGCCGGTGGAGGCGTCACCGGTTACCGATCGTCAGACACCGCAACGTCCGCAGGCGCAGCAGCCTGACGTGCGTCCGAGTAGTGGCGATCTGCCGAGCTTCGGGCGGAATCGTCGAGGCGGTGGCGGCGGGGCGTTCGGGCCGATGGAAGTCGCGATGATCCTCGGCGGGTCGAGCCTGCTGGGTCTGCGTCGCCGACGCGCGGAGGTGGTGGCATCATGAGCGGCGGGGCTGTGACAGCCTCACGCACACCGGCGACGACGGGAAACCGTCGCCGCCGGCTTGGCGAGAGACGATGGCCGTGGGTGACGCTCGCGCTCGTCCTAGCGAGTTTGGC
The sequence above is drawn from the Planctomycetota bacterium genome and encodes:
- a CDS encoding sulfite exporter TauE/SafE family protein, producing MFGTALLPLVSDASLAVAQSDALPWWAWPLLLFVFCFVLGIVAILAGVGGGVLYVPLVSWLFPFHLDFVRGAGLFMALAGALTAGPRLLRNDLATLRLTLPFALVASTFSIVGALLGLGLPTHLVQLCLGILILGVTALTIASKNTERPIVSRQDAIGRALGLSGFYTDAATGERIEWKTHRTWLGLLLFALIGVIAGMFGLGAGWANVPALNLVLGLPLKLSVGSSVFILSVTDTSAAWIYFHRGAVLPMVAVPSVVGLMLGSLVGVRLLSVVKPKAIRYLVIGMLGLAGLRALLKGFGI